In Dama dama isolate Ldn47 chromosome 20, ASM3311817v1, whole genome shotgun sequence, a single window of DNA contains:
- the LOC133040537 gene encoding SLAM family member 9-like isoform X1 yields MGIFLLWSLLLLGLLTGPGASRAPMVVTGTLGGSVTLPLQLQDGQQVESISWVCRSVPGAIATVTLVEAGGPDTFHQAESRYWGRLSVVGPECSLQISHLSWADAGSYRAHINLRSSRVTHTREYSLHVYEPLAQPRVTVSTRISGNGHCLIILTCVAESRGGAVTYSWTPLGPQTAVSHGGSVLSVTLRPGDSALNFTCMVKNPVSNSSSLPILVLPSCTGPGILGSEESVGETVIGTLGKSATLPLEVPVGQEIEKVTWSSRGLVAILRPGPAGEPILVAGTQGPYNQRLSIPRHNYSLQISSLRLQDSGPYRAWITLHSPPINITKDFILHVYERLQEPKITASSQIMEDGTCFITLICSLDQPGEDVQYSWDPQGHGAVVSHGGTTLSISWRSGVSDSYHCTVKNPISQSSSSIPVRPLCSGSFLPCCLRKEFLLFLILGALQIK; encoded by the exons ATGGGTATTTTTCTCCTATGGTCCTTGCTCCTCCTTGGTCTTCTCACTG GACCAGGGGCTTCCAGAGCCCCCATGGTGGTAACTGGGACCCTGGGGGGCTCTGTCACTCTGCCCCTGCAGCTGCAGGATGGACAGCAGGTGGAGAGCATCTCCTGGGTATGTCGCTCGGTCCCCGGGGCAATAGCCACGGTGACCTTGGTAGAAGCTGGAGGACCAGACACCTTTCACCAGGCGGAATCACGGTACTGGGGTCGTTTGAGTGTGGTGGGCCCAGAATGCTCCCTGCAGATCAGCCACCTGAGTTGGGCAGATGCGGGGTCCTACCGAGCCCACATTAATCTTCGGAGCTCCCGCGTCACCCACACCAGGGAGTACAGCCTGCATGTCTATG AGCCACTGGCCCAGCCCCGTGTCACAGTGAGCACCAGGATTAGTGGGAATGGACACTGTCTCATCATCCTGACATGCGTGGCAGAGAGTAGAGGAGGCGCTGTGACCTACAGCTGGACACCTCTGGGACCCCAGACTGCTGTGTCCCATGGAGGGTCTGTCCTCAGTGTCACCTTGAGGCCTGGGGACAGTGCTCTGAACTTTACCTGCATGGTCAAGAACCCAGTCAGTAACAGTAGCTCCCTTCCCATCTTGGTGCTGCCTTCATGCACAG GGCCAGGAATCTTGGGCAGTGAGGAATCAGTAGGGGAGACAGTGATCGGCACCCTTGGGAAGTCAGCCACTCTGCCCCTGGAGGTCCCAGTGGGGCAAGAGATAGAAAAGGTTACCTGGAGCTCTCGAGGCCTTGTTGCTATTTTGCGACCAGGACCTGCAGGGGAACCAATCCTGGTTGCTGGGACTCAGGGACCCTACAATCAGCGATTGAGCATCCCCCGCCACAACTACTCTCTTCAGATCAGCTCCCTGAGGCTGCAGGACTCCGGCCCCTATCGAGCCTGGATAACTCTGCATAGTCCCCCAATCAACATCACCAAGGATTTCATCCTGCATGTCTATG AGAGACTGCAGGAACCCAAAATCACAGCCAGCTCTCAGATCATGGAGGATGGGACCTGCTTCATCACCCTCATCTGTTCGCTGGACCAGCCTGGAGAGGATGTTCAGTACAGCTGGGACCCCCAAGGCCATGGGGCAGTTGTGTCACACGGGGGCACCActctcagcatctcctggagaTCTGGGGTCAGCGACAGCTATCACTGTACAGTGAAGAACCCCATCAGCCAGAGCTCCAGCTCCATCCCTGTCAGGCCCCTCTGCTCAG GTTCCTTCCTACCCTGCTGCCTGAGGAAagagtttcttctctttttgatcCTGGGAGCTTTGCAGATTAAATAG
- the LOC133040537 gene encoding SLAM family member 9-like isoform X3, translated as MRGPTEPTLIFGAPASPTPGSTACMSMGIFPTQGWNPGLPHGRRILYQLSQQGSPEPLAQPRVTVSTRISGNGHCLIILTCVAESRGGAVTYSWTPLGPQTAVSHGGSVLSVTLRPGDSALNFTCMVKNPVSNSSSLPILVLPSCTGPGILGSEESVGETVIGTLGKSATLPLEVPVGQEIEKVTWSSRGLVAILRPGPAGEPILVAGTQGPYNQRLSIPRHNYSLQISSLRLQDSGPYRAWITLHSPPINITKDFILHVYERLQEPKITASSQIMEDGTCFITLICSLDQPGEDVQYSWDPQGHGAVVSHGGTTLSISWRSGVSDSYHCTVKNPISQSSSSIPVRPLCSGSFLPCCLRKEFLLFLILGALQIK; from the exons ATGCGGGGTCCTACCGAGCCCACATTAATCTTCGGAGCTCCCGCGTCACCCACACCAGGGAGTACAGCCTGCATGTCTATG gggatcttcccaacccaggggtggaacccaggtctcccgcatggcaggcggattctttaccagctgagccagcagggaagcccag AGCCACTGGCCCAGCCCCGTGTCACAGTGAGCACCAGGATTAGTGGGAATGGACACTGTCTCATCATCCTGACATGCGTGGCAGAGAGTAGAGGAGGCGCTGTGACCTACAGCTGGACACCTCTGGGACCCCAGACTGCTGTGTCCCATGGAGGGTCTGTCCTCAGTGTCACCTTGAGGCCTGGGGACAGTGCTCTGAACTTTACCTGCATGGTCAAGAACCCAGTCAGTAACAGTAGCTCCCTTCCCATCTTGGTGCTGCCTTCATGCACAG GGCCAGGAATCTTGGGCAGTGAGGAATCAGTAGGGGAGACAGTGATCGGCACCCTTGGGAAGTCAGCCACTCTGCCCCTGGAGGTCCCAGTGGGGCAAGAGATAGAAAAGGTTACCTGGAGCTCTCGAGGCCTTGTTGCTATTTTGCGACCAGGACCTGCAGGGGAACCAATCCTGGTTGCTGGGACTCAGGGACCCTACAATCAGCGATTGAGCATCCCCCGCCACAACTACTCTCTTCAGATCAGCTCCCTGAGGCTGCAGGACTCCGGCCCCTATCGAGCCTGGATAACTCTGCATAGTCCCCCAATCAACATCACCAAGGATTTCATCCTGCATGTCTATG AGAGACTGCAGGAACCCAAAATCACAGCCAGCTCTCAGATCATGGAGGATGGGACCTGCTTCATCACCCTCATCTGTTCGCTGGACCAGCCTGGAGAGGATGTTCAGTACAGCTGGGACCCCCAAGGCCATGGGGCAGTTGTGTCACACGGGGGCACCActctcagcatctcctggagaTCTGGGGTCAGCGACAGCTATCACTGTACAGTGAAGAACCCCATCAGCCAGAGCTCCAGCTCCATCCCTGTCAGGCCCCTCTGCTCAG GTTCCTTCCTACCCTGCTGCCTGAGGAAagagtttcttctctttttgatcCTGGGAGCTTTGCAGATTAAATAG
- the LOC133040537 gene encoding SLAM family member 9-like isoform X4 gives MGIFLLWSLLLLGLLTGPGASRAPMVVTGTLGGSVTLPLQLQDGQQVESISWVCRSVPGAIATVTLVEAGGPDTFHQAESRYWGRLSVVGPECSLQISHLSWADAGSYRAHINLRSSRVTHTREYSLHVYGPGILGSEESVGETVIGTLGKSATLPLEVPVGQEIEKVTWSSRGLVAILRPGPAGEPILVAGTQGPYNQRLSIPRHNYSLQISSLRLQDSGPYRAWITLHSPPINITKDFILHVYERLQEPKITASSQIMEDGTCFITLICSLDQPGEDVQYSWDPQGHGAVVSHGGTTLSISWRSGVSDSYHCTVKNPISQSSSSIPVRPLCSGSFLPCCLRKEFLLFLILGALQIK, from the exons ATGGGTATTTTTCTCCTATGGTCCTTGCTCCTCCTTGGTCTTCTCACTG GACCAGGGGCTTCCAGAGCCCCCATGGTGGTAACTGGGACCCTGGGGGGCTCTGTCACTCTGCCCCTGCAGCTGCAGGATGGACAGCAGGTGGAGAGCATCTCCTGGGTATGTCGCTCGGTCCCCGGGGCAATAGCCACGGTGACCTTGGTAGAAGCTGGAGGACCAGACACCTTTCACCAGGCGGAATCACGGTACTGGGGTCGTTTGAGTGTGGTGGGCCCAGAATGCTCCCTGCAGATCAGCCACCTGAGTTGGGCAGATGCGGGGTCCTACCGAGCCCACATTAATCTTCGGAGCTCCCGCGTCACCCACACCAGGGAGTACAGCCTGCATGTCTATG GGCCAGGAATCTTGGGCAGTGAGGAATCAGTAGGGGAGACAGTGATCGGCACCCTTGGGAAGTCAGCCACTCTGCCCCTGGAGGTCCCAGTGGGGCAAGAGATAGAAAAGGTTACCTGGAGCTCTCGAGGCCTTGTTGCTATTTTGCGACCAGGACCTGCAGGGGAACCAATCCTGGTTGCTGGGACTCAGGGACCCTACAATCAGCGATTGAGCATCCCCCGCCACAACTACTCTCTTCAGATCAGCTCCCTGAGGCTGCAGGACTCCGGCCCCTATCGAGCCTGGATAACTCTGCATAGTCCCCCAATCAACATCACCAAGGATTTCATCCTGCATGTCTATG AGAGACTGCAGGAACCCAAAATCACAGCCAGCTCTCAGATCATGGAGGATGGGACCTGCTTCATCACCCTCATCTGTTCGCTGGACCAGCCTGGAGAGGATGTTCAGTACAGCTGGGACCCCCAAGGCCATGGGGCAGTTGTGTCACACGGGGGCACCActctcagcatctcctggagaTCTGGGGTCAGCGACAGCTATCACTGTACAGTGAAGAACCCCATCAGCCAGAGCTCCAGCTCCATCCCTGTCAGGCCCCTCTGCTCAG GTTCCTTCCTACCCTGCTGCCTGAGGAAagagtttcttctctttttgatcCTGGGAGCTTTGCAGATTAAATAG
- the LOC133040537 gene encoding SLAM family member 9-like isoform X2: MGIFLLWSLLLLGLLTGPGASRAPMVVTGTLGGSVTLPLQLQDGQQVESISWVCRSVPGAIATVTLVEAGGPDTFHQAESRYWGRLSVVGPECSLQISHLSWADAGSYRAHINLRSSRVTHTREYSLHVYEPLAQPRVTVSTRISGNGHCLIILTCVAESRGGAVTYSWTPLGPQTAVSHGGSVLSVTLRPGDSALNFTCMVKNPVSNSSSLPILVLPSCTGPAGEPILVAGTQGPYNQRLSIPRHNYSLQISSLRLQDSGPYRAWITLHSPPINITKDFILHVYERLQEPKITASSQIMEDGTCFITLICSLDQPGEDVQYSWDPQGHGAVVSHGGTTLSISWRSGVSDSYHCTVKNPISQSSSSIPVRPLCSGSFLPCCLRKEFLLFLILGALQIK, translated from the exons ATGGGTATTTTTCTCCTATGGTCCTTGCTCCTCCTTGGTCTTCTCACTG GACCAGGGGCTTCCAGAGCCCCCATGGTGGTAACTGGGACCCTGGGGGGCTCTGTCACTCTGCCCCTGCAGCTGCAGGATGGACAGCAGGTGGAGAGCATCTCCTGGGTATGTCGCTCGGTCCCCGGGGCAATAGCCACGGTGACCTTGGTAGAAGCTGGAGGACCAGACACCTTTCACCAGGCGGAATCACGGTACTGGGGTCGTTTGAGTGTGGTGGGCCCAGAATGCTCCCTGCAGATCAGCCACCTGAGTTGGGCAGATGCGGGGTCCTACCGAGCCCACATTAATCTTCGGAGCTCCCGCGTCACCCACACCAGGGAGTACAGCCTGCATGTCTATG AGCCACTGGCCCAGCCCCGTGTCACAGTGAGCACCAGGATTAGTGGGAATGGACACTGTCTCATCATCCTGACATGCGTGGCAGAGAGTAGAGGAGGCGCTGTGACCTACAGCTGGACACCTCTGGGACCCCAGACTGCTGTGTCCCATGGAGGGTCTGTCCTCAGTGTCACCTTGAGGCCTGGGGACAGTGCTCTGAACTTTACCTGCATGGTCAAGAACCCAGTCAGTAACAGTAGCTCCCTTCCCATCTTGGTGCTGCCTTCATGCACAG GACCTGCAGGGGAACCAATCCTGGTTGCTGGGACTCAGGGACCCTACAATCAGCGATTGAGCATCCCCCGCCACAACTACTCTCTTCAGATCAGCTCCCTGAGGCTGCAGGACTCCGGCCCCTATCGAGCCTGGATAACTCTGCATAGTCCCCCAATCAACATCACCAAGGATTTCATCCTGCATGTCTATG AGAGACTGCAGGAACCCAAAATCACAGCCAGCTCTCAGATCATGGAGGATGGGACCTGCTTCATCACCCTCATCTGTTCGCTGGACCAGCCTGGAGAGGATGTTCAGTACAGCTGGGACCCCCAAGGCCATGGGGCAGTTGTGTCACACGGGGGCACCActctcagcatctcctggagaTCTGGGGTCAGCGACAGCTATCACTGTACAGTGAAGAACCCCATCAGCCAGAGCTCCAGCTCCATCCCTGTCAGGCCCCTCTGCTCAG GTTCCTTCCTACCCTGCTGCCTGAGGAAagagtttcttctctttttgatcCTGGGAGCTTTGCAGATTAAATAG